Within the Streptomyces sp. NBC_00353 genome, the region CGAGCTGACCGTGGACGAGATCCACGGCGTCGTCGACCAGTTCCGCGAAGCCGCTCGCCGGGCTCTCGACGCGGGCTTCGAGGTCGCCGAGGTGCACGGAGCCCACGGGTACCTCGTAGGACAGTTCCTCTCCCCGCACAGCAACCGGCGCACGGACGAGTACGGCGGCAGCTTCGACAACCGCGTCCGGTTCGCCCTGCAGGTCGTCGACGCCGTGCGCGAGGTATGGCCCGAGGACCTGCCCGTCTTCTTCCGGATCTCGGCCACGGACTGGCTCACCGAGAACAACGAGGACGACCGTGAGGGCTGGACCGTCGACGAGACGGTACGGCTGGCCAAGGAGTTGCAGGCCCACGGCATCGACCTGCTGGACGTCTCCAGCGGCGGCAACGCTCCGAACGCCCGCATCACGACGGGCCCCGGATACCAGGTCCCCTTCGCCGCCCGGGTGCGCGAGGAGACCTCGCTGCCCGTCGCGGCCGTGGGACTGATCACCGAGCCGCAGCAGGCGGAGAAGATCGTGGCCGACGGGCAGGCGGACGCCGTGCTCCTCGGGCGGGAGCTGCTGCGGAGCCCGTCATGGGCGCAGCACGCGGCGCGCGAACTGGGCGGCGAGGTCCACAGGCCCGCCCAGTACCTTCGAGCCGTCTGACACGACACCTTCGTGCCGTCCGACACGACGAGCCCCTGCCGGACATCCGGCCGGGGCTCGGTGCGTTGCGGGCGGCCGCAACGCAGGGCTCCGCGTCAGCCCCGCCGCGCGCGGAACAGGTCGCGGATCAGAGCGATCTCGGCACCGTGGTGCAGCAGTTCCTGATTGACCCACCAGACCGTTTCGATGAATGGATCCTCCGGGTCGCTGCCGTGCGGGTACGTGCTGTGTCCCACGGTGTCGAGCGCCGCGTCGTCGGCGCCGAGCAGTGCCTCCCGCCAAGCGGTGGCGGCGGCTTCGAAGGCCGCGACCGCCCCGGCGGCGTCCCCGGCGACCACGTAGTCGTCCCGCGTCAGGGTGTGGCTGCCGATCGTGTGGTCGGCGCGGAGGGCGAGCAACTCGCTCAGGTGACTCAGCCGCCACGCCAGGGTGGTGAACGGCGGCGGCGTGGGGTGCGGCGGAGGTGTCGCGTCGCGGCCCCAGTCACCCGCGCCGACGAGAACGGTCGCTCCGGGCCCCGGCCCCGCCGTGCGCCGCCGGACCGACCAGCAGCCCGCCACCGGCTCCCAGAGGTACTCCTCGTCGGTCATCGACGCGACCTCGACGTCCGTGCCGTTGCCGCTGTCCATGACGGGGCCGGTCAAACGGTCGGCGAGGCGCCCCCGTGCGAAGTCGAACTGCTGCAGCAGAGGGATCAGGCGTGGTGGTGTCGCCATCGGACGCTCCTGGAGTGGCTGGTCGGACTGTGTGGAACCCTCTCGGGGGCACACCCCTCGTCCGGACCCTGTCACAGCCGGTTCGACACCGCGCTCCATTTTTTGACGATCGGGGGTTCTCCTTGGCTGTAGGGGTCAGCTGCCGCCCCTTGGTGCGGGGAGCGGTCGCGGGGTTGTGGCTCGGTGCCGAGAGCGGGAGCATCGTCGTGGTCGCCCGCGGCACGGCGTTCCCCCATGCCGCCGTAGATGTCCGCCCCCACCGACCGGACAGTACAACTCCGGCTGCTGGGGGCGTAGATGGGCATCGGTCGGGATACGACCGCCCACGGTCGTCGTTCATCGCTCGTTCACCGGGCACACCGTTCGGCGCATCCCCTGACACGCCGTCGGCATCTACGCTCGGCCGCGCACCGATCAACGTCGTCCCGGCCGGACCCCCGGCTTTCGACAACGTTGTCCAACTTGGCGGAAGGTAAAGCGACATGGCCCTCAGACGGTTGCCCGTGGCGAGGCGTTTCGGCGCGCGAACGGCCGCCGTGATCCTCACCGGCGCGCTCGCTGCGGCGTTCATGCCTCCGGCCGCCGAGGCGGCCACCGGCCTGGTCCCGCACCCCGCCGCCTACGTCGATCCGCTGATCGGCACCGCGAACGGCGGCAACACCTACCCGGGCGCCACGCTCCCGTACGGCATGATCGGCTGGTCGCCGACAAGCACCAGAGGGGATCAGACCAGCACCGGCGCTGCCAATGGATACGACTACGGCACCACCCGGCTGCGCGGACTGAGCCTGACCCATGTGAACGGCGCCGGGTGCAACCCGGGCGCCGCCGGTGACGTACCGATCATGCCGTTCGTCGGGGACGTCACCTCCTCGCCGTCCGCCGACACCAAGGACGCTGTCTACGCCGCGAACTTCTCGCACGACAACGAGCGTGCCGTGCCGGGCCGTTACACCCTCGGGCTGGACAACGGCGCCACCGCCGACCTGGCGGTCAGCCGCCGCTCAGGCGTGGCCGACTTCACCTTCCCGGCCGGCAAGCCCGCCAACCTGCTCTTCCGGGTCTCCAACTCGCTCAACGGCAGCGAGGACGCGGAGGTCGCCATCGATCCCGTACACCACAAGGTGACCGGCTCGGTGCTCACCGGCGCGTTCTGCGGGCGGCGCGCCAACGGTGGTACCAACAACCGCAAGAGCTACTACCGGCTCTACTTCAGCGCCTCCTTCGACCGTGGCTTCTCCTCGACCGGTACCTGGAGGGACGGCACGCTCACCCCGGGCGCGACCACGGGCAGCGGCGGCGAGGGCTACGCCACCGGCGCCGACCGGGCCGGCCGGGGCTCCGGCGGCTGGGTCGGGTTCGACACCGGTGCCGACGACGACGTCCACATGCGGATCGGCATCTCGTACGTCAGCCTGGCGGGGGCTGAGGCCAACCTCAAGGAGGAAGTGGCCCCGCACGCCGGAGTCGACGACGTGGCGGCCGACGCGCGCCGCACCTGGGACCGGGAGCTGCGCTCCGTACGCATCGGCGGCGGCAGCACCGCGCAGCGCACGACCTTCTACACCGCGCTGTATCACTCCCTCATGCAGCCCAACCTGATCAGCGACACGGACGGCCGCTACCCGGGTATGGACGGCGCGCCGCACCGGGTGAAGCGCGGACAGGGAGCGCAGTACAGCAACTTCTCCGGGTGGGACCAGTACCGCGCCCAGATCCAGCTGCTGGCACTGCTCAAGCCCGAGATCGCCGGCGACTTCGCCCAGTCGCTGTACAACTTCGCGCAGCAGAACGGCGGGGTGTGGGACCGCTGGGTGCACATCAACGGTGCCACGCATGTGATGACCGGAGACCCGACGGCGGCCACCCTGGCCACCTTCTACGCGATGGGCGTACGGAACTTCGACTACGAAGGCGCCTTCGAGTCCCTCGCACGCCAGGCGACCGTCCCCGTCGACGACGGTCTCTCCGATGCGGGATGCCCCGGCCAGTGCACCGGGCAGCGGCCCAATCTGGCGCAGTACCTGACGTCGCACTACGCACCCCAGGACGTGTGCCACTGCTGGGGCGGCGCGGCGGAGACGCTGGAGGACTCGGTGGCCGACGCGGCTCTCGGCCGCTGGGCCGAACTGCTCGGACGTGATGAGCAGGCCGCGTACTTCAAGGAGCGCGGCGGCTGGTGGCGCAACGTGTTCAACTCCACGGCCACCGACGGCGCCGGGACCACCGGTTACATCCAGGCGCGCAACGTCGACGGTTCGTGGGTGACCCCGTTCAACCCCGGGAGCGACCTCGGTTTCGCGCAGGGCACCAGCGCCACGTACACCTGGATGGTTCCGCAGGACGTGCAGGGGCTGGCCGAGGCCATGGGCGGCCGGGACCGGGCCGCTCAGCGGCTCGACGCCTTCTTCCACAAGGCCGACGGATCCTGGTCGGTGAAGGGCGGCGACGCGCTGCGCTACGACCCGACCAACGAGCCCGGCATCCACGCCCCTTGGCTCTACAACGCCCTGGGACAGCCGTGGAAGACGCAGGCGACGGTGCGTCAGATCCTCGACACCGTCTACGGTACGGGCCCTGCCGGCCTGCCCGGCAATGACGATCTGGGGACCATGTCCGCGTGGTATGTCTTCTCGGCGCTCGGGCTGTACCCGCAGACGCCGGGCAGCGCCACGATGCTGCTGGGCACCCCGCTCTTCCCGGACGCGTTGATCGACCGCGCACACGGCAGGGACATCACGATCGTTGCCCCGGACGCCGACGCCGGCCATCCGTACGTCGACGCGGTTCGGGTCAACGGGCGTACAAGCGACCGGTCCTGGACGGACGCGAGCCTGGTCACCCGTGGCGGCACCCTCGCCTTCCGGTTGGCTGGAGCACCCGACTCCAGCTGGGGCACGGCAACGTCCGGACTGCCGCGGTAGGGGACATACCGATCGGTTCCGGATCCCGGCGAGCGGGTCGCATGGCCTGCTCGCCGGGTGCCGGTCACCATTTTCTATCGTTGAAAATTCTCTGTGCACGACCGTTGTTATGCGTTTGGTGTTGTGGCTCAATGTTCGATTGTGTGCGTGCCTCGTTGTGTGCGAGGCACTTCAGCTCTCGACGAGGACGACGCCTTGAGACGACAACTGCCCCGCCCCCGAGTCCTGTTCAGATCGATGGCCTGTACGGCCGCGCTGCTGATTCCCCTCGGGGCCACTCTGGTTCCTGCCGCTGCCGCCGCCCCTGCTGCCGCCGTCCCCGCGAGCGCCGCATCGACCGCCACCGCGAAGGCCTTCGCCGACGACGACCCGACCGCCGATGTGCACGGGCTGAAGGGCGAGTACTTCCGCATGTCCGCGCCGGGCGCCCGCGACTTCGCCGAGCTCGGCGGAGTCGCACTCGACCCGGAGATCAATTTTCCCGGTCTGACCGGGGCGTTCGAGTCCACTACGGGCAGGACGGAGAACACCACAGCCCGCTGGACCGGCAGCATCACAGCCCCCGAGACGGGTGACTACACCTTCGCCGCCAGCGGCGACAACGGCTTCAGGCTCTCCATCGACGGAAACGTCGTCATCGACCACTGGCTGCCGGACTGGGACAACGAGCAGACCAGCAGGCCGGTTGCCCTCACCGCGGGCGAGCCGCACCAGTTCCGCCTGGAGATGTTCCAGGACACCGGCGGCGCCAACATGTTCCTGCGCTGGTCCAGTGCGAAGCTCAAGAAGCAGATCGTTCCCGAGTCCGCCTTCACGCCGCCGGCCGACTTCGAGGTCTACCCGGTCGCACTGAGCGTTGCGGAGGACGGACGGCGCCTGCAGGCGACCTTCGAGGACGAGGTCAAGAACCTCGGCTCCGTGCAGGACCACCTTGCCATCGAGGCCGACACCTCGCCCATGCCGGTGAAGTCCGTGGTCAAGGCGTCCAACAACTCCCACGCCGTGATCGTCGACCTGACCGCGCCCGTCCAGAAGGGTCAGCAGGTCCGGGTGGCGTACGACGGGAAGGGCGGGCTCCAGGCCGGCGGCGAGACGGTTCCCCAGATCAGCCGTACGGCGAAGAACCTCTCCACGCACCGGCTGACCACGACCTGGGGCGACAAGCTCGACCGCAACCACCCGCTGCCCGAGTACCCCCGCCCGCAGCAGGTGCGTGACCGGTGGAAGAACCTCAACGGCCCGTGGGAGTTCGCCGGCGCCACCGCCGACGAGCAGCCGGTCTTCGGCAAGAAGCTCGGCGAGCGCATCACCGTACCGTTCCCGGTCGAGTCGCAGCTCTCCGGACTCGAACGCCATGAAGACCACATGTTCTACCGCAAGCTCGTGACCGTTCCCAAGAGCTGGTCCGTCGGCAAGGGCAAGGACGGCAGGCGGCTGAAGCTCAACTTCGGCGCCGTCGACTACCGGTCGGTGGTCTGGGTCAACGGCACGAAGGTCGCCGAACACACCGGTGGCTACACCTCCTTCAGCGCCGACATCACCGACGCGATCAAGGGCAGCGGCCCGCAGGAGATCGTCGTCGCCGTCACCGACACCACCGGCCCCGACCAGCCGAAGGGGAAGCAGTCCAGCAACCCGGGTGGCATCGTCTACACCGCGTCCTCCGGAATCTGGCAGACGGTGTGGATGGAGCCGGTCGCCGCGGCCTCCGTGGACTCGCTGACCACGACGCCGGACATCGACAAGAGCACCCTCGCCGTGACCGTCAACTCCGCCGCCGCTTCGTCCGGCGCCCGCGTCACGGCGGTCGCCCGCGACACCAAGGGACGGGTCGTCGGCACGGTCAGCGGCCGGGCCAACACCCCGCTGAGCCTGCCCGTCAGCAAGCAGCACCTCTGGACCCCCGACGACCCGTACCTCTACGACCTCGACGTCACCCTGACGGACGGCCGTTCCAAGGACACCGTCGACAGCTATTTCGGGATGCGCTCCATCGGGATCGCGAAGGTGGGCGGCTACCAGAAGCTTGTTCTCAACGGGAAGCCGTTCTACTCGCTCGCCATGCTGGACCAGGGATTCTGGCCCGACGGTCTCTACACGCAGCCCAGCGACGCCGCGCTCACCTTCGACCTCAAGGCACAGAAGGACCTCGGCTTCAACGCCGTGCGCAAGCACATCAAGGTGGAGTCCGCCCGCTGGTACTACCACGCCGACCAGCTCGGCCTGCTGGTCTGGCAGGACTTCGTCTCCAGCGACATCACCGGTGAGAAGGGCCGGCAGGCCTTCCTCTCCCAGGGCGAGCAGATGATGCAGCAGCTCCACAACTCGCCGTCGATCGGTGGCTGGATCGTCTTCAACGAGGGCTGGGGCGAGTGGGACCGCACCGAGACCGGGAAGATCGCCGAGTCGGTCAAGGCGGCCGACCCGTCCCGTGTCGTCAACGCCCACAGCGGTGTCAACTGCTGCTCCTCGAAGGGTGACTCGGGCAAGGGCGACATCATCGACCACCACGACTACCTCAACCGCGAGGCGCCGTTCCCGGACGACCGTGCCGCGATGGACGGTGAGCACGGCGGCTTCACGCTCCGTACCCCTGGACACATGTGGCCGGGGGCGCCGGCCGCGATCTACAGCGGTGTGGCGGACAAGGACGCCCTGACGGCCAAGTACGTCGACAACACCCGCACGTACTACCTGGCGGCGGCCGACGCCGAGCTGTCCGGCTCGGTCTACACCCAGGTCAGCGACCTGGAGAACGAGCTGAACGGACTCTGGACCTACGACCGGCGCGAGATCAAGGTCGACCCCGGGAAGGTGCGGGAGATCAACCAGCAGGTCATCGCCGCCGGTGCGACCGCCGGACACCGCGACGAGGTGAAGGGCGGCGCCGGCTGGCCGCTCGATGAGGGCAAGGGTACGACCTCCGCCGACCTCGGCCCCAACCACAGCAGCCTCACGCTGAGCGAGGGCACCTCCTGGACACCTGGTGTGCACGGTTCCGCGCTGAAGTTCAACGGTCAGGGACAGTACGCCCAGACCGGTGGTCCAGCCGTCGACACCACCGGGAACTACACGGTCTCGGCATGGGTGTCGCTGGACTCGCTCCCGGGCAACTACGCGACCGCCGTGAGCCAGGACGGCAGGCGGACCGAGAATCCGTTCTACCTCCAGTACGGGCAGGGCGCCTTCGCGTTCAGCACGCCGGGCGGCAACCGGGCGCGGCTAGAGATGAAGCCGGAACTCGGCACCTGGTACCACCTCGTGGGTGTGCGCGACGGTGACGAGGTGAAGCTCTACCTCGACGGGAAGCTCGTGTCGACCACCGCGGCCGGTCCCGCCGACGTCAGCACCGGACCGCTCTCCGTGGGCCGCGCCCAGTACGCCGGCCAGAAGGGCGACTTCTGGAACGGTTCCATCGACCAGGTGAGCGTGTTCGACAGGGCTCTCACCGCCGACGAGGTGAGCGCACTCCACGACAGCGAGCAGCCGTAGCACGACAGAGGCCGGCCCGGCAGCGACGGAACACCGTCGGTGCCGGGCCGGCCGTTGTCAGCGGTCCGTCAGGTCACGGAGCCAGCAGTTGCCAGAGGTGGTCGTCGGTGCCGTTGTCGCCGAATTGGACGACGTGGGCGCTGTCGGCGGTGGACATGTTGTCGACGCCCAGGACCTTGTCGGAGTGGCGGTTGCGGATGCGGTACCAGCCGTCGCCGTTGGGGACGAGTTGCCAGAGGTGGTCGTCGGTGCCGTTGTCGCTGAACTGGACGACGTGGGCGCTGTCGGCGGTGGACATGTTGTCGACGCCCAGGACCTTGTCGGAGTGGCGGTTGCGGATGCGGTACCAGCCGTCGCCGTTGGGGACGAGTTGCCAGAGGTGGTCGTCGGTGCCGTTGTCGCTGAACTGGACGACGTGGGCGCTGTCGGCGGTGGACATGTTGTCGACGCCCAGGACCTTGCCCGAGTGCAGATTGCGGATCCGGTACCAGCCGTCGGACAGCCACCGGGGGGCGTCGGGTTCAGCCGTCGGGAACGCCGTGATGCGCAGCCGCGCCGCCCCCATGGGGACGAGCGTGACCTCTTCCAACGGTTCGGTGCTCAGCGCGGGGCTGTCCTGGAGCGGTGCCACGACATGCTCGCTGTCCGCCGTCCATTCGGGGATGCGGCGCGCGCGTGCGGTCATGGTCAGCGGCGTGCCTTCGAGGGTGAAGGGGTTGTCTCCGGGCGGCCGGCCGGTGGAGCGGTGCCGCAATGATGCGGTCGGCTGCTGCTCGTCCAGTACGAGGCCGTAGTTCCAGGCGCCGGTGGCGTGCACCTCGTACTCCGGGAACTGTTCGGTGCCGCCGATGCGCCGGTACTCCTCCCCGATCCGGAGCGAGTACGTGAGCGGTCCGCGGTCGACGCTCACCGCGCCGTGGTTGTCCGCCCAGGTGCGCACGGTGGTGCGCTGGGGGAATCGCAGGGTGACCTTGTCCCCGTCGGACCAGTTCCGCTCGATACGGGTGAAGGCCGGGCCCGCCGGTGCGCCGACGCGACGCCCGTTGACCCTGATCTCGGGCTCGGAGCACCAGGCGGGAACTCTCAGCACCAGCGGGAACCGCAGGTGCTTCGGCGTCCTCACGGTCAGCGAGACCGAGTCCGTGAACGGATAGCCGGTCTCCTCGGTGACGGTGACCTCCGTACCGTCGGCGACCTTCGCCGTGACCTCGCACGCGGCGTACATGGCGGCGGCCAGGCCCCCGTCCGGGGTGGCGAGCCAGAGCTCCTCGACAAAGTAGGGCCAGCCCATGCCGTAGTTGTGCGGGCAGCAGCGGTACTGGTCGACGCCCGGAAGATACGCCTGCATGGCGAAGCCGTTCTGGAACTGCCGCCCGCTCTTGGGGACGTTGTCCAGATCGACGCTGTTCGCGCTGGTGATGTAGTGGATCGCCCGGCCCGACGGATCCAGTGACGCGGGAAGCGAGTTGAAGGCCAGCTCCTCGCAGCGGTCTGCCCAGAGCGGGTCGCCCGTGATCCGGGTCAGCAGCTGATGGCTGGCCATGAACTCGACGATGCCGCACGTCTCGAAGCCCTGCCGTGGATCGCGGTGGCCCGGGCGCGCGTTCTCGTCACCGGCGAAGCCGCCGCCGGGGAACTGCCCGTACTGGTCCATGACCTTGCCGTACGTCCCGTACGTGGCCCGGGTGTCGTCGGCCGAGCCGCTGCGCAGCGCGTACTGTGCGGGCTCGCGGAAGCCCTGCGCGATGTTGACGTTGTGCAGATTGACCAGATTGTCGGCCCAGTTCGCCCCGTTGGCGTGGATCTTGTCGGCCAGGTCGAGCAGGAACGAGTCCCCGGTGCGGTTGAAGAGCCAGAACACACTGTCCAGGCCGTCGCCCCAACGTAGCGCGATCCAGCTCGTGTTGAAGGCACCCGGCCCCTGGGCGTTCATATAGCGGAAGAACCTGCTGAGGAACGGGATGATGCGGCTGTCGCCGCTGTACTCCTGCCACGAGCGGAGCGCCTGGACGAGCGGGAGGAACGGCCAGAAGTCCGGGCCGCCGTTCAGCGAGGTACGCAGCGCCTTGGGGCCGAAGAAGCCGTCGGGCCGCTGCGTGGTGAGGATCCCGTCGAACCAGCGGCGTACCGACGCAAGGGCCTTGGCGTCCCCGGTGACGATCGCGAGATCGGTGTACCCGCGCAGCCAGTACGGGACCTCCTCCCAGCCACCCAGCTCGGGGCGGACCCAGCCGGTGGCGGTGAAGTCGAGGAAGTGCGAGAACTCCTCGTAGTGACCGCACAAACCGTCGAGCTGGAGGCGGAGTTGTCCGGCCAGCCAGCCGCGTGCGGTGATCCGGCCCGGCGGGAGCTTCAGGAATGCGGTCGGGTGCAGAGGTGCGGCGTTGGGGGAGTAGTGGCCGCCGTGGGCGGCTGCCACCCGGTTCCCGGCGGCGGTCGCGGTCGTGGCCCAGCGGCCGGTCGCGGTCGTGGCGGCCGCGGTGGCCAGTGCGCTGGTCATGAGCTGTCTGCGGTTCAGGGGCATAGGGGGGAGCTCCTGTTCTGCCGGCTTGAGCGGGCAAGGGGAACGCGTGGTGCGGCCGTGACGGGCCGGTCCGGGACCGGCCGCCGTTTTCGCGCATGGCAAGAACTGCCGTCGCGCCGGGCGTTGCCCGGACGTCAACTGCATTGCAACGTTGGAAACTTGGCGTTCGGCCGTATGACAGCACGCCGTTCGGATGCTGTCCAGAGGTGTCGCGGCATCGATTCGCCCTCCATGGGCCGGTCTTGGGGAGTCGTCGGCGTGCTGCGCCGACACATTTTGGAAACGCATCGACAACGCTCTTGCCGCCTGTGCCGCACCGCCTATATAACGTTGTAAACCGAGCCGCCGACAGGCCGCGCAGGCTCTCACGACCGCAGCTGGAAGCAGCAGTCCGTGCAGCTCGAAGCGGGGCCGTGAGGAATGCAGTGACATCAGCCGCCGAGTGGCTGATGCATCGTCCAGCCATGCCCCGACCGCACGCCCGCCGGTGTGCCGTCATCCCGCCAAGGAGCGTCCCCGCGCATGATGATCCAGCGTCGAACCCGTACCCTCGCCGCGGCCTGCCTGCTCGCCGCCACCGCCACGCTGGCCGCTTCCGGCTGCTCCAAGTCGGAGACCTCGAACAACGCCGGCGGCGACAGCAGCCAGGAGGCCCAGGCCGCCAAGACCCCCGAGGCCACTTCGGGTTCCGGCTGCTCGCTGCAGACCTATGGCGCGCCGAAGCTGGACCTGAAGAACACGGTGGTCGGCTTCTCCCAGTCGGAGAAGGAGGCCAACCCGTTCCGTATCGCCGAGACCCAGTCCATCAAGGACGAGGCCGCCAAGATCGGCGTGAAGAAGCTGCTCACCACCAACGCGCAGTCGCAGCTCTCCAAGCAGATCAGCGACATCCAGGACATGCTTTCCCAGGGCGCTCAGTTCCTCATCGTCGCGCCGCTGAACTCCGACGGCCTGGAACCGGCCCTCAAGGCGGCCGCGGCGAAGAAGGTCCCCGTCCTCACCATCGACCGCAAGGTCAACTCCACCGCCTGCAAGGACTACGTGGCCTTCCTCGGCTCCGACTTCGTGGAGCAGGGCAAGCGCGCCGCGGACGCGATGATCAAGACGACCGGCGGCAAGGGCAAGATCGCCATCCTCCTCGGAGCGTCGGGCAACAACGTCACCACCGACCGCACCAAGGGCTTCGTCGACCAGATCAAGGCGAAGGCACCCGGCATGGAGATCGTCGCCCAGCAGACCGGTGAGTTCGCCCGCGACAAGGGGCAGCAGGTCATGGAGCAGCTCATCCAGTCCAAGCCCGACATCACCGCCGTCTATGCGGAGAACGACGAGATGGGACTCGGCGCCGTCACGGCGCTGAAGGCCGCCGGGAAGAAGCCCGGCAAGGACGTCAAGATCGTCTCCGTCGACGGCACCCGCAACGCCGTTCAGGCACTGGTCAACGGCGAGTACAACGCCGTCATCGAGTCGAACCCGCGCTTCGGGCCGCTGGC harbors:
- a CDS encoding NADH:flavin oxidoreductase/NADH oxidase, whose translation is MSVLFEPCTLRSLVIPNRVWMAPMCQYSAEAVGPNAGVATDWHFAHLAARAAGGTGLILTEATAVSPEGRISPADLGIWNDTQVAALRRITSFIKGQGSIAGIQLAHAGRKASTAAPWQGGGPVGPDEHGWQPVAPSPLPFDEGHPVPHELTVDEIHGVVDQFREAARRALDAGFEVAEVHGAHGYLVGQFLSPHSNRRTDEYGGSFDNRVRFALQVVDAVREVWPEDLPVFFRISATDWLTENNEDDREGWTVDETVRLAKELQAHGIDLLDVSSGGNAPNARITTGPGYQVPFAARVREETSLPVAAVGLITEPQQAEKIVADGQADAVLLGRELLRSPSWAQHAARELGGEVHRPAQYLRAV
- a CDS encoding DinB family protein: MATPPRLIPLLQQFDFARGRLADRLTGPVMDSGNGTDVEVASMTDEEYLWEPVAGCWSVRRRTAGPGPGATVLVGAGDWGRDATPPPHPTPPPFTTLAWRLSHLSELLALRADHTIGSHTLTRDDYVVAGDAAGAVAAFEAAATAWREALLGADDAALDTVGHSTYPHGSDPEDPFIETVWWVNQELLHHGAEIALIRDLFRARRG
- a CDS encoding GH92 family glycosyl hydrolase encodes the protein MALRRLPVARRFGARTAAVILTGALAAAFMPPAAEAATGLVPHPAAYVDPLIGTANGGNTYPGATLPYGMIGWSPTSTRGDQTSTGAANGYDYGTTRLRGLSLTHVNGAGCNPGAAGDVPIMPFVGDVTSSPSADTKDAVYAANFSHDNERAVPGRYTLGLDNGATADLAVSRRSGVADFTFPAGKPANLLFRVSNSLNGSEDAEVAIDPVHHKVTGSVLTGAFCGRRANGGTNNRKSYYRLYFSASFDRGFSSTGTWRDGTLTPGATTGSGGEGYATGADRAGRGSGGWVGFDTGADDDVHMRIGISYVSLAGAEANLKEEVAPHAGVDDVAADARRTWDRELRSVRIGGGSTAQRTTFYTALYHSLMQPNLISDTDGRYPGMDGAPHRVKRGQGAQYSNFSGWDQYRAQIQLLALLKPEIAGDFAQSLYNFAQQNGGVWDRWVHINGATHVMTGDPTAATLATFYAMGVRNFDYEGAFESLARQATVPVDDGLSDAGCPGQCTGQRPNLAQYLTSHYAPQDVCHCWGGAAETLEDSVADAALGRWAELLGRDEQAAYFKERGGWWRNVFNSTATDGAGTTGYIQARNVDGSWVTPFNPGSDLGFAQGTSATYTWMVPQDVQGLAEAMGGRDRAAQRLDAFFHKADGSWSVKGGDALRYDPTNEPGIHAPWLYNALGQPWKTQATVRQILDTVYGTGPAGLPGNDDLGTMSAWYVFSALGLYPQTPGSATMLLGTPLFPDALIDRAHGRDITIVAPDADAGHPYVDAVRVNGRTSDRSWTDASLVTRGGTLAFRLAGAPDSSWGTATSGLPR
- a CDS encoding LamG-like jellyroll fold domain-containing protein translates to MRRQLPRPRVLFRSMACTAALLIPLGATLVPAAAAAPAAAVPASAASTATAKAFADDDPTADVHGLKGEYFRMSAPGARDFAELGGVALDPEINFPGLTGAFESTTGRTENTTARWTGSITAPETGDYTFAASGDNGFRLSIDGNVVIDHWLPDWDNEQTSRPVALTAGEPHQFRLEMFQDTGGANMFLRWSSAKLKKQIVPESAFTPPADFEVYPVALSVAEDGRRLQATFEDEVKNLGSVQDHLAIEADTSPMPVKSVVKASNNSHAVIVDLTAPVQKGQQVRVAYDGKGGLQAGGETVPQISRTAKNLSTHRLTTTWGDKLDRNHPLPEYPRPQQVRDRWKNLNGPWEFAGATADEQPVFGKKLGERITVPFPVESQLSGLERHEDHMFYRKLVTVPKSWSVGKGKDGRRLKLNFGAVDYRSVVWVNGTKVAEHTGGYTSFSADITDAIKGSGPQEIVVAVTDTTGPDQPKGKQSSNPGGIVYTASSGIWQTVWMEPVAAASVDSLTTTPDIDKSTLAVTVNSAAASSGARVTAVARDTKGRVVGTVSGRANTPLSLPVSKQHLWTPDDPYLYDLDVTLTDGRSKDTVDSYFGMRSIGIAKVGGYQKLVLNGKPFYSLAMLDQGFWPDGLYTQPSDAALTFDLKAQKDLGFNAVRKHIKVESARWYYHADQLGLLVWQDFVSSDITGEKGRQAFLSQGEQMMQQLHNSPSIGGWIVFNEGWGEWDRTETGKIAESVKAADPSRVVNAHSGVNCCSSKGDSGKGDIIDHHDYLNREAPFPDDRAAMDGEHGGFTLRTPGHMWPGAPAAIYSGVADKDALTAKYVDNTRTYYLAAADAELSGSVYTQVSDLENELNGLWTYDRREIKVDPGKVREINQQVIAAGATAGHRDEVKGGAGWPLDEGKGTTSADLGPNHSSLTLSEGTSWTPGVHGSALKFNGQGQYAQTGGPAVDTTGNYTVSAWVSLDSLPGNYATAVSQDGRRTENPFYLQYGQGAFAFSTPGGNRARLEMKPELGTWYHLVGVRDGDEVKLYLDGKLVSTTAAGPADVSTGPLSVGRAQYAGQKGDFWNGSIDQVSVFDRALTADEVSALHDSEQP
- a CDS encoding RICIN domain-containing protein; protein product: MPLNRRQLMTSALATAAATTATGRWATTATAAGNRVAAAHGGHYSPNAAPLHPTAFLKLPPGRITARGWLAGQLRLQLDGLCGHYEEFSHFLDFTATGWVRPELGGWEEVPYWLRGYTDLAIVTGDAKALASVRRWFDGILTTQRPDGFFGPKALRTSLNGGPDFWPFLPLVQALRSWQEYSGDSRIIPFLSRFFRYMNAQGPGAFNTSWIALRWGDGLDSVFWLFNRTGDSFLLDLADKIHANGANWADNLVNLHNVNIAQGFREPAQYALRSGSADDTRATYGTYGKVMDQYGQFPGGGFAGDENARPGHRDPRQGFETCGIVEFMASHQLLTRITGDPLWADRCEELAFNSLPASLDPSGRAIHYITSANSVDLDNVPKSGRQFQNGFAMQAYLPGVDQYRCCPHNYGMGWPYFVEELWLATPDGGLAAAMYAACEVTAKVADGTEVTVTEETGYPFTDSVSLTVRTPKHLRFPLVLRVPAWCSEPEIRVNGRRVGAPAGPAFTRIERNWSDGDKVTLRFPQRTTVRTWADNHGAVSVDRGPLTYSLRIGEEYRRIGGTEQFPEYEVHATGAWNYGLVLDEQQPTASLRHRSTGRPPGDNPFTLEGTPLTMTARARRIPEWTADSEHVVAPLQDSPALSTEPLEEVTLVPMGAARLRITAFPTAEPDAPRWLSDGWYRIRNLHSGKVLGVDNMSTADSAHVVQFSDNGTDDHLWQLVPNGDGWYRIRNRHSDKVLGVDNMSTADSAHVVQFSDNGTDDHLWQLVPNGDGWYRIRNRHSDKVLGVDNMSTADSAHVVQFGDNGTDDHLWQLLAP
- a CDS encoding ABC transporter substrate-binding protein, whose product is MMIQRRTRTLAAACLLAATATLAASGCSKSETSNNAGGDSSQEAQAAKTPEATSGSGCSLQTYGAPKLDLKNTVVGFSQSEKEANPFRIAETQSIKDEAAKIGVKKLLTTNAQSQLSKQISDIQDMLSQGAQFLIVAPLNSDGLEPALKAAAAKKVPVLTIDRKVNSTACKDYVAFLGSDFVEQGKRAADAMIKTTGGKGKIAILLGASGNNVTTDRTKGFVDQIKAKAPGMEIVAQQTGEFARDKGQQVMEQLIQSKPDITAVYAENDEMGLGAVTALKAAGKKPGKDVKIVSVDGTRNAVQALVNGEYNAVIESNPRFGPLAFATAQKFYGGEEIPENVIISDRAYDESNAKASLGGAY